One window of the Chelonoidis abingdonii isolate Lonesome George chromosome 3, CheloAbing_2.0, whole genome shotgun sequence genome contains the following:
- the GTF2H5 gene encoding general transcription factor IIH subunit 5 yields the protein MRTAALGLSLFGSLLRTCAAVGLSVGCSVVRETAVSSYKRNPKQDLFSLSATSGLSKCVEKMVNVLKGVLIECDPAMKQFLLYLDESNALGKKFIIQDLDETHVFVLAELVNFLQERVGELMDQNSFPITQK from the exons ATGCGCACGGCTGCTTTGGGGTTGTCGCTGTTTGGTTCTCTCCTAAGAACCTGCGCGGCTGTCGGGCTCAGCGTCGGTTGCTCCGTCGTCAGGGAAACCGCAG TCTCTAGTTACAAGCGTAACCCAAAGCAAGATCTGTTTTCATTATCTGCCACATCTGGGCTTTCGAAGTGTGTTGAGAAGATGGTGAACGTCCTGAAGGGTGTTCTTATAGAATG TGACCCAGCCATGAAGCAGTTCCTGTTGTATTTGGATGAGTCAAATGCACTGGGGAAGAAGTTCATCATACAAGATCTGGATGAAACGCATGTTTTTGTGTTAGCTGAGTTGGTTAACTTCCTCCAGGAAAGAGTGGGCGAGTTAATGGATCAGAACTCTTTTCCTATTACACAAAAGTAA